One window from the genome of Salvia splendens isolate huo1 chromosome 9, SspV2, whole genome shotgun sequence encodes:
- the LOC121747183 gene encoding pentatricopeptide repeat-containing protein MRL1, chloroplastic-like isoform X1, giving the protein MESSLSLAPQAISLITCSPVFSPLSSRAVGLLRSEFIGSGRNLRLPRPRCRKLWPKSESSYGKFLFRASLDSQSIAVVAAAVATVSAAAVVYLAYKRKLFDINQMSGRLTLALSEQIKFMTRRILTDAKHLRSGKKESTIKQYSMKETRENNGAEINFGEANVIPGGALVVEAPEEFKLSSIAPAVNGCLTSLASEALEISPSVPSVVSEYDFPAFVDEVREVQQNAHELSHSVAYDLSVPITQTNLGVCASLADQMQEETDKVGGLNLTNVGESGGNNLDHIFRSSPRRELHTVTGTSLEKLDNLEELSSCATLQRFSCYSSLRNMGGGSGLTGRNVVLPIEKLEEERPTRYYDQVFLYKKDSRNQRRSRKTEKQISHTDGTKHLPPSFDPEQKHDNNKHNPSWQLRVYEQLLREGRLNECIELLEDMDGNGSFDMDKIYHSRFFNVCKRQKAVKVAFRFTRLIRNPTLSTFNMLMSVCASSQDSEGAFQILQLVQEAALNADCKLYTTLISTCAKSGKVDTMFKVFHEMVNGGVEPNLHTYGALIDGCAKAGQVAKAFGAYGILRSKNVKPDRVVFNALITACGQSGAVDRAFDVLAEMRAELQPIDPDHVTVGALMKACASAGQTDRAREVYNMIHQYDIRGTAELYTIAVNNCSHRGDWEFACSVYDDMIRKGVAPDEMFISALIDVAGHAGKVDAAFEILQEARAKGMHVGIISYSSLMGACSKARDWQKALELYGDIKRSTLEPGVSLMNALITALCDADQLQKALEILSEMKSTGVCPNIITYSVLLVASEKKDDLEAGLKLFSQAKQDSVALNLVMCRCLIAMCLRRFQADCSAGEPVLSFTSGHVQLNSKWTSLALMVYRETIVAGVAPRMDELSLVLGCLKLPHGISVRNRLIENIGYNSGPSKGANVCSLINGFGEYDARAFSLVEEATSLGVIPLTSMKDSLIVVDLRNFQVHTAAVYLLTVLKGLKHRLAAGVKAPNLSILLPLEKAQIQTSAGQTEINMAGRVSQEVAALLRRLGLSYQGNGSYGKIRINGITIRKWFQPKLGSPFTEKKMELSSSLTNLASGINRQRSKIRTVHLSLE; this is encoded by the exons ATGGAGTCGAGCTTATCTTTGGCTCCGCAAGCAATTTCATTAATCACATGCTCTCCTGTTTTTTCGCCTCTCTCTTCTCGAGCCGTCGGACTCCTCCGCAGCGAGTTCATCGGAAGCGGCCGCAATCTCCGGTTGCCGCGGCCGAGATGCAGGAAATTATGGCCGAAATCCGAGTCTAGTTACGGTAAGTTTCTCTTCAGAGCGTCGCTCGACTCGCAATCGATTGCCGTCGTGGCCGCGGCGGTCGCAACCGTCTCTGCTGCAGCTGTTGTGTATCTCGCTTATAAAAGGAAACTGTTCGATATCAATCAG ATGTCAGGAAGGCTAACACTAGCTCTATCAGAGCAGATAAAATTTATGACGCGCAGGATTCTCACAGATGCAAAGCACCTACGTTCGGGGAAGAAAGAATCCACAATAAAACAATATTCTATGAAGGAAACTAGAGAAAATAATGGTGCTGAGATCAATTTTGGAGAAGCTAATGTGATTCCTGGAGGTGCTCTCGTAGTAGAGGCACCAGAAGAGTTTAAATTAAGCAGCATAGCTCCAGCAGTTAACGGTTGCTTAACGTCATTGGCATCTGAGGCTCTGGAGATATCACCATCTGTGCCGTCTGTTGTTTCTGAATATGATTTTCCAGCATTTGTTGATGAAGTTCGTGAAGTGCAACAAAATGCACATGAACTCTCCCATTCAGTTGCTTACGATTTGTCAGTTCCAATAACACAGACGAATTTGGGTGTTTGTGCATCTTTAGCAGATCAAATGCAAGAAGAAACGGATAAAGTTGGTGGACTAAATCTTACAAATGTTGGAGAAAGTGGCGGGAACAACTTGGACCACATTTTTAGAAGCTCTCCACGTAGAGAGCTGCACACGGTTACTGGGACTTCTTTGGAGAAGTTGGATAATCTGGAAGAGTTGTCGTCTTGCGCTACCCTTCAAAGATTCAGCTGCTATTCATCCCTTCGTAACATGGGTGGGGGATCAGGTCTTACTGGACGAAATGTTGTCTTACCTATAG AGAAGCTTGAAGAGGAAAGGCCTACGAGATATTACGATCAGGTCTTTCTCTACAAGAAGGACTCAAGAAACCAGAGGAGATCAAGGAAAACGGAAAAACAGATTTCGCATACAGATGGAACCAAACACTTGCCTCCATCTTTTGATCCCGAGCAGAAACATGACAACAACAAACATAATCCTTCGTGGCAATTACGTGTTTACGAGCAACTCCTGAGGGAAGGCAG GTTAAATGAATGCATTGAGTTGCTTGAAGATATGGACGGAAATGGTTCATTTGATATGGATAAG ATTTACCACTCCAGATTTTTCAATGTCTGCAAACGCCAGAAGGCAGTCAAGGTGGCATTTCGTTTTACCAGGCTCATCCGAAATCCAACTCTGAGCACATTTAATATGCTTATGTCTGTTTGTGCAAGCTCTCAAGATTCAGAAG GTGCCTTTCAGATTCTACAACTTGTTCAGGAAGCTGCATTAAATGCTGACTGCAAACTATACACAACGTTAATATCAACTTGTGCTAAAAGTGGTAAAGTGGATACGATGTTCAAG GTTTTCCATGAAATGGTAAATGGTGGAGTTGAACCAAATCTTCACACATATGGTGCACTCATTGATGGTTGTGCAAAAGCAGGGCAAGTTGCTAAGGCGTTCGGGGCCTACGGAATACTCAGATCAAAG AATGTAAAGCCAGACCGAGTAGTTTTCAATGCGCTTATCACTGCATGTGGTCAATCAGGAGCAGTTGACCGTGCATTTGACGTGTTAGCTGAAATGAGAGCAGAGTTACAACCAATAGACCCTGATCATGTCACTGTGGGTGCTCTGATGAAGGCGTGTGCTAGTGCCGGACAG ACTGATCGAGCCAGAGAGGTGTACAATATGATTCATCAGTATGATATCCGTGGCACTGCTGAGCTTTACACTATTGCTGTGAATAACTGCAGTCATCGTGGTGATTGGGAGTTTGCTTGTAGTGTATATGACGACATGATCCGGAAAGGTGTCGCTCCTGATGAG ATGTTTATCAGCGCATTGATAGATGTAGCAGGGCATGCTGGGAAAGTGGATGCTGCATTTGAAATTCTACAAGAAGCTAGGGCAAAGGGAATGCATGTTGGGATCATATCTTATAGCTCCTTGATGGGAGCATGCAGCAAA GCTAGAGACTGGCAAAAGGCACTGGAACTGTATGGGGACATTAAGAGGTCTACTCTGGAGCCTGGAGTGTCACTAATGAATGCCTTGATAACTGCTTTGT GTGATGCAGATCAACTGCAAAAGGCCTTGGAAATCTTATCTGAGATGAAGAGCACTGGTGTATGCCCAAATATCATAACTTACTCTGTTCTTTTAGTGGCAAGTGAAAA AAAGGATGATCTAGAAGCTGGCCTCAAGCTTTTTTCTCAAGCAAAACAGGATTCTGTAGCTCTAAACCTTGTAATGTGCCGGTGTCTCATAG CTATGTGCCTGCGGAGGTTCCAAGCCGATTGCTCAGCTGGCGAGCCTGTTCTATCTTTCACCTCTGGGCATGTTCAGCTTAATAGTAAATG GACATCCTTGGCCCTAATGGTGTATAGGGAAACAATTGTAGCTGGTGTAGCACCTAGGATGGATGAACTTTCACTTGTTTTGGGTTGCCTTAAGTTGCCTCATGGTATATCTGTGCGAAATAGACTCATTGAGAATATTGGATATAATAGTGGCCCATCAAAAGGTGCAAATGTATGTTCATTGATTAATGGGTTTGGGGAATATGATGCTCGTGCTTTTTCTTTGGTTGAG GAAGCTACTTCTCTTGGAGTTATACCATTAACCTCTATGAAAGACAGCCTCATAGTTGTTGATTTGAGAAATTTTCAGGTTCACACAGCTGCG GTGTACCTCTTGACAGTTCTAAAAGGTCTCAAGCATCGTTTGGCTGCTG GTGTTAAGGCTCCCAATTTAAGTATTCTACTGCCATTAGAAAAGGCACAAATTCAAACTTCTGCAGGGCAGACGGAGATTAATATGGCTGGCAG GGTAAGCCAAGAAGTCGCAGCACTATTGAGGAGACTTGGGCTATCTTATCAAGGAAACGGATCTTACGGAAAGATCCGCATAAATGGCATTACCATAAGAAAGTGGTTTCAGCCAAAGCTTGGTTCTCCTTTCactgaaaaaaaaatggaacttAGCTCATCCCTAACAAATCTAGCTTCAGGCATAAATCGCCAaagaagtaaaatcagaaccgtTCACTTGTCGCTGGAATAA
- the LOC121747183 gene encoding pentatricopeptide repeat-containing protein MRL1, chloroplastic-like isoform X2 — translation MESSLSLAPQAISLITCSPVFSPLSSRAVGLLRSEFIGSGRNLRLPRPRCRKLWPKSESSYGKFLFRASLDSQSIAVVAAAVATVSAAAVVYLAYKRKLFDINQIKFMTRRILTDAKHLRSGKKESTIKQYSMKETRENNGAEINFGEANVIPGGALVVEAPEEFKLSSIAPAVNGCLTSLASEALEISPSVPSVVSEYDFPAFVDEVREVQQNAHELSHSVAYDLSVPITQTNLGVCASLADQMQEETDKVGGLNLTNVGESGGNNLDHIFRSSPRRELHTVTGTSLEKLDNLEELSSCATLQRFSCYSSLRNMGGGSGLTGRNVVLPIEKLEEERPTRYYDQVFLYKKDSRNQRRSRKTEKQISHTDGTKHLPPSFDPEQKHDNNKHNPSWQLRVYEQLLREGRLNECIELLEDMDGNGSFDMDKIYHSRFFNVCKRQKAVKVAFRFTRLIRNPTLSTFNMLMSVCASSQDSEGAFQILQLVQEAALNADCKLYTTLISTCAKSGKVDTMFKVFHEMVNGGVEPNLHTYGALIDGCAKAGQVAKAFGAYGILRSKNVKPDRVVFNALITACGQSGAVDRAFDVLAEMRAELQPIDPDHVTVGALMKACASAGQTDRAREVYNMIHQYDIRGTAELYTIAVNNCSHRGDWEFACSVYDDMIRKGVAPDEMFISALIDVAGHAGKVDAAFEILQEARAKGMHVGIISYSSLMGACSKARDWQKALELYGDIKRSTLEPGVSLMNALITALCDADQLQKALEILSEMKSTGVCPNIITYSVLLVASEKKDDLEAGLKLFSQAKQDSVALNLVMCRCLIAMCLRRFQADCSAGEPVLSFTSGHVQLNSKWTSLALMVYRETIVAGVAPRMDELSLVLGCLKLPHGISVRNRLIENIGYNSGPSKGANVCSLINGFGEYDARAFSLVEEATSLGVIPLTSMKDSLIVVDLRNFQVHTAAVYLLTVLKGLKHRLAAGVKAPNLSILLPLEKAQIQTSAGQTEINMAGRVSQEVAALLRRLGLSYQGNGSYGKIRINGITIRKWFQPKLGSPFTEKKMELSSSLTNLASGINRQRSKIRTVHLSLE, via the exons ATGGAGTCGAGCTTATCTTTGGCTCCGCAAGCAATTTCATTAATCACATGCTCTCCTGTTTTTTCGCCTCTCTCTTCTCGAGCCGTCGGACTCCTCCGCAGCGAGTTCATCGGAAGCGGCCGCAATCTCCGGTTGCCGCGGCCGAGATGCAGGAAATTATGGCCGAAATCCGAGTCTAGTTACGGTAAGTTTCTCTTCAGAGCGTCGCTCGACTCGCAATCGATTGCCGTCGTGGCCGCGGCGGTCGCAACCGTCTCTGCTGCAGCTGTTGTGTATCTCGCTTATAAAAGGAAACTGTTCGATATCAATCAG ATAAAATTTATGACGCGCAGGATTCTCACAGATGCAAAGCACCTACGTTCGGGGAAGAAAGAATCCACAATAAAACAATATTCTATGAAGGAAACTAGAGAAAATAATGGTGCTGAGATCAATTTTGGAGAAGCTAATGTGATTCCTGGAGGTGCTCTCGTAGTAGAGGCACCAGAAGAGTTTAAATTAAGCAGCATAGCTCCAGCAGTTAACGGTTGCTTAACGTCATTGGCATCTGAGGCTCTGGAGATATCACCATCTGTGCCGTCTGTTGTTTCTGAATATGATTTTCCAGCATTTGTTGATGAAGTTCGTGAAGTGCAACAAAATGCACATGAACTCTCCCATTCAGTTGCTTACGATTTGTCAGTTCCAATAACACAGACGAATTTGGGTGTTTGTGCATCTTTAGCAGATCAAATGCAAGAAGAAACGGATAAAGTTGGTGGACTAAATCTTACAAATGTTGGAGAAAGTGGCGGGAACAACTTGGACCACATTTTTAGAAGCTCTCCACGTAGAGAGCTGCACACGGTTACTGGGACTTCTTTGGAGAAGTTGGATAATCTGGAAGAGTTGTCGTCTTGCGCTACCCTTCAAAGATTCAGCTGCTATTCATCCCTTCGTAACATGGGTGGGGGATCAGGTCTTACTGGACGAAATGTTGTCTTACCTATAG AGAAGCTTGAAGAGGAAAGGCCTACGAGATATTACGATCAGGTCTTTCTCTACAAGAAGGACTCAAGAAACCAGAGGAGATCAAGGAAAACGGAAAAACAGATTTCGCATACAGATGGAACCAAACACTTGCCTCCATCTTTTGATCCCGAGCAGAAACATGACAACAACAAACATAATCCTTCGTGGCAATTACGTGTTTACGAGCAACTCCTGAGGGAAGGCAG GTTAAATGAATGCATTGAGTTGCTTGAAGATATGGACGGAAATGGTTCATTTGATATGGATAAG ATTTACCACTCCAGATTTTTCAATGTCTGCAAACGCCAGAAGGCAGTCAAGGTGGCATTTCGTTTTACCAGGCTCATCCGAAATCCAACTCTGAGCACATTTAATATGCTTATGTCTGTTTGTGCAAGCTCTCAAGATTCAGAAG GTGCCTTTCAGATTCTACAACTTGTTCAGGAAGCTGCATTAAATGCTGACTGCAAACTATACACAACGTTAATATCAACTTGTGCTAAAAGTGGTAAAGTGGATACGATGTTCAAG GTTTTCCATGAAATGGTAAATGGTGGAGTTGAACCAAATCTTCACACATATGGTGCACTCATTGATGGTTGTGCAAAAGCAGGGCAAGTTGCTAAGGCGTTCGGGGCCTACGGAATACTCAGATCAAAG AATGTAAAGCCAGACCGAGTAGTTTTCAATGCGCTTATCACTGCATGTGGTCAATCAGGAGCAGTTGACCGTGCATTTGACGTGTTAGCTGAAATGAGAGCAGAGTTACAACCAATAGACCCTGATCATGTCACTGTGGGTGCTCTGATGAAGGCGTGTGCTAGTGCCGGACAG ACTGATCGAGCCAGAGAGGTGTACAATATGATTCATCAGTATGATATCCGTGGCACTGCTGAGCTTTACACTATTGCTGTGAATAACTGCAGTCATCGTGGTGATTGGGAGTTTGCTTGTAGTGTATATGACGACATGATCCGGAAAGGTGTCGCTCCTGATGAG ATGTTTATCAGCGCATTGATAGATGTAGCAGGGCATGCTGGGAAAGTGGATGCTGCATTTGAAATTCTACAAGAAGCTAGGGCAAAGGGAATGCATGTTGGGATCATATCTTATAGCTCCTTGATGGGAGCATGCAGCAAA GCTAGAGACTGGCAAAAGGCACTGGAACTGTATGGGGACATTAAGAGGTCTACTCTGGAGCCTGGAGTGTCACTAATGAATGCCTTGATAACTGCTTTGT GTGATGCAGATCAACTGCAAAAGGCCTTGGAAATCTTATCTGAGATGAAGAGCACTGGTGTATGCCCAAATATCATAACTTACTCTGTTCTTTTAGTGGCAAGTGAAAA AAAGGATGATCTAGAAGCTGGCCTCAAGCTTTTTTCTCAAGCAAAACAGGATTCTGTAGCTCTAAACCTTGTAATGTGCCGGTGTCTCATAG CTATGTGCCTGCGGAGGTTCCAAGCCGATTGCTCAGCTGGCGAGCCTGTTCTATCTTTCACCTCTGGGCATGTTCAGCTTAATAGTAAATG GACATCCTTGGCCCTAATGGTGTATAGGGAAACAATTGTAGCTGGTGTAGCACCTAGGATGGATGAACTTTCACTTGTTTTGGGTTGCCTTAAGTTGCCTCATGGTATATCTGTGCGAAATAGACTCATTGAGAATATTGGATATAATAGTGGCCCATCAAAAGGTGCAAATGTATGTTCATTGATTAATGGGTTTGGGGAATATGATGCTCGTGCTTTTTCTTTGGTTGAG GAAGCTACTTCTCTTGGAGTTATACCATTAACCTCTATGAAAGACAGCCTCATAGTTGTTGATTTGAGAAATTTTCAGGTTCACACAGCTGCG GTGTACCTCTTGACAGTTCTAAAAGGTCTCAAGCATCGTTTGGCTGCTG GTGTTAAGGCTCCCAATTTAAGTATTCTACTGCCATTAGAAAAGGCACAAATTCAAACTTCTGCAGGGCAGACGGAGATTAATATGGCTGGCAG GGTAAGCCAAGAAGTCGCAGCACTATTGAGGAGACTTGGGCTATCTTATCAAGGAAACGGATCTTACGGAAAGATCCGCATAAATGGCATTACCATAAGAAAGTGGTTTCAGCCAAAGCTTGGTTCTCCTTTCactgaaaaaaaaatggaacttAGCTCATCCCTAACAAATCTAGCTTCAGGCATAAATCGCCAaagaagtaaaatcagaaccgtTCACTTGTCGCTGGAATAA
- the LOC121747183 gene encoding pentatricopeptide repeat-containing protein MRL1, chloroplastic-like isoform X3, with translation MTRRILTDAKHLRSGKKESTIKQYSMKETRENNGAEINFGEANVIPGGALVVEAPEEFKLSSIAPAVNGCLTSLASEALEISPSVPSVVSEYDFPAFVDEVREVQQNAHELSHSVAYDLSVPITQTNLGVCASLADQMQEETDKVGGLNLTNVGESGGNNLDHIFRSSPRRELHTVTGTSLEKLDNLEELSSCATLQRFSCYSSLRNMGGGSGLTGRNVVLPIEKLEEERPTRYYDQVFLYKKDSRNQRRSRKTEKQISHTDGTKHLPPSFDPEQKHDNNKHNPSWQLRVYEQLLREGRLNECIELLEDMDGNGSFDMDKIYHSRFFNVCKRQKAVKVAFRFTRLIRNPTLSTFNMLMSVCASSQDSEGAFQILQLVQEAALNADCKLYTTLISTCAKSGKVDTMFKVFHEMVNGGVEPNLHTYGALIDGCAKAGQVAKAFGAYGILRSKNVKPDRVVFNALITACGQSGAVDRAFDVLAEMRAELQPIDPDHVTVGALMKACASAGQTDRAREVYNMIHQYDIRGTAELYTIAVNNCSHRGDWEFACSVYDDMIRKGVAPDEMFISALIDVAGHAGKVDAAFEILQEARAKGMHVGIISYSSLMGACSKARDWQKALELYGDIKRSTLEPGVSLMNALITALCDADQLQKALEILSEMKSTGVCPNIITYSVLLVASEKKDDLEAGLKLFSQAKQDSVALNLVMCRCLIAMCLRRFQADCSAGEPVLSFTSGHVQLNSKWTSLALMVYRETIVAGVAPRMDELSLVLGCLKLPHGISVRNRLIENIGYNSGPSKGANVCSLINGFGEYDARAFSLVEEATSLGVIPLTSMKDSLIVVDLRNFQVHTAAVYLLTVLKGLKHRLAAGVKAPNLSILLPLEKAQIQTSAGQTEINMAGRVSQEVAALLRRLGLSYQGNGSYGKIRINGITIRKWFQPKLGSPFTEKKMELSSSLTNLASGINRQRSKIRTVHLSLE, from the exons ATGACGCGCAGGATTCTCACAGATGCAAAGCACCTACGTTCGGGGAAGAAAGAATCCACAATAAAACAATATTCTATGAAGGAAACTAGAGAAAATAATGGTGCTGAGATCAATTTTGGAGAAGCTAATGTGATTCCTGGAGGTGCTCTCGTAGTAGAGGCACCAGAAGAGTTTAAATTAAGCAGCATAGCTCCAGCAGTTAACGGTTGCTTAACGTCATTGGCATCTGAGGCTCTGGAGATATCACCATCTGTGCCGTCTGTTGTTTCTGAATATGATTTTCCAGCATTTGTTGATGAAGTTCGTGAAGTGCAACAAAATGCACATGAACTCTCCCATTCAGTTGCTTACGATTTGTCAGTTCCAATAACACAGACGAATTTGGGTGTTTGTGCATCTTTAGCAGATCAAATGCAAGAAGAAACGGATAAAGTTGGTGGACTAAATCTTACAAATGTTGGAGAAAGTGGCGGGAACAACTTGGACCACATTTTTAGAAGCTCTCCACGTAGAGAGCTGCACACGGTTACTGGGACTTCTTTGGAGAAGTTGGATAATCTGGAAGAGTTGTCGTCTTGCGCTACCCTTCAAAGATTCAGCTGCTATTCATCCCTTCGTAACATGGGTGGGGGATCAGGTCTTACTGGACGAAATGTTGTCTTACCTATAG AGAAGCTTGAAGAGGAAAGGCCTACGAGATATTACGATCAGGTCTTTCTCTACAAGAAGGACTCAAGAAACCAGAGGAGATCAAGGAAAACGGAAAAACAGATTTCGCATACAGATGGAACCAAACACTTGCCTCCATCTTTTGATCCCGAGCAGAAACATGACAACAACAAACATAATCCTTCGTGGCAATTACGTGTTTACGAGCAACTCCTGAGGGAAGGCAG GTTAAATGAATGCATTGAGTTGCTTGAAGATATGGACGGAAATGGTTCATTTGATATGGATAAG ATTTACCACTCCAGATTTTTCAATGTCTGCAAACGCCAGAAGGCAGTCAAGGTGGCATTTCGTTTTACCAGGCTCATCCGAAATCCAACTCTGAGCACATTTAATATGCTTATGTCTGTTTGTGCAAGCTCTCAAGATTCAGAAG GTGCCTTTCAGATTCTACAACTTGTTCAGGAAGCTGCATTAAATGCTGACTGCAAACTATACACAACGTTAATATCAACTTGTGCTAAAAGTGGTAAAGTGGATACGATGTTCAAG GTTTTCCATGAAATGGTAAATGGTGGAGTTGAACCAAATCTTCACACATATGGTGCACTCATTGATGGTTGTGCAAAAGCAGGGCAAGTTGCTAAGGCGTTCGGGGCCTACGGAATACTCAGATCAAAG AATGTAAAGCCAGACCGAGTAGTTTTCAATGCGCTTATCACTGCATGTGGTCAATCAGGAGCAGTTGACCGTGCATTTGACGTGTTAGCTGAAATGAGAGCAGAGTTACAACCAATAGACCCTGATCATGTCACTGTGGGTGCTCTGATGAAGGCGTGTGCTAGTGCCGGACAG ACTGATCGAGCCAGAGAGGTGTACAATATGATTCATCAGTATGATATCCGTGGCACTGCTGAGCTTTACACTATTGCTGTGAATAACTGCAGTCATCGTGGTGATTGGGAGTTTGCTTGTAGTGTATATGACGACATGATCCGGAAAGGTGTCGCTCCTGATGAG ATGTTTATCAGCGCATTGATAGATGTAGCAGGGCATGCTGGGAAAGTGGATGCTGCATTTGAAATTCTACAAGAAGCTAGGGCAAAGGGAATGCATGTTGGGATCATATCTTATAGCTCCTTGATGGGAGCATGCAGCAAA GCTAGAGACTGGCAAAAGGCACTGGAACTGTATGGGGACATTAAGAGGTCTACTCTGGAGCCTGGAGTGTCACTAATGAATGCCTTGATAACTGCTTTGT GTGATGCAGATCAACTGCAAAAGGCCTTGGAAATCTTATCTGAGATGAAGAGCACTGGTGTATGCCCAAATATCATAACTTACTCTGTTCTTTTAGTGGCAAGTGAAAA AAAGGATGATCTAGAAGCTGGCCTCAAGCTTTTTTCTCAAGCAAAACAGGATTCTGTAGCTCTAAACCTTGTAATGTGCCGGTGTCTCATAG CTATGTGCCTGCGGAGGTTCCAAGCCGATTGCTCAGCTGGCGAGCCTGTTCTATCTTTCACCTCTGGGCATGTTCAGCTTAATAGTAAATG GACATCCTTGGCCCTAATGGTGTATAGGGAAACAATTGTAGCTGGTGTAGCACCTAGGATGGATGAACTTTCACTTGTTTTGGGTTGCCTTAAGTTGCCTCATGGTATATCTGTGCGAAATAGACTCATTGAGAATATTGGATATAATAGTGGCCCATCAAAAGGTGCAAATGTATGTTCATTGATTAATGGGTTTGGGGAATATGATGCTCGTGCTTTTTCTTTGGTTGAG GAAGCTACTTCTCTTGGAGTTATACCATTAACCTCTATGAAAGACAGCCTCATAGTTGTTGATTTGAGAAATTTTCAGGTTCACACAGCTGCG GTGTACCTCTTGACAGTTCTAAAAGGTCTCAAGCATCGTTTGGCTGCTG GTGTTAAGGCTCCCAATTTAAGTATTCTACTGCCATTAGAAAAGGCACAAATTCAAACTTCTGCAGGGCAGACGGAGATTAATATGGCTGGCAG GGTAAGCCAAGAAGTCGCAGCACTATTGAGGAGACTTGGGCTATCTTATCAAGGAAACGGATCTTACGGAAAGATCCGCATAAATGGCATTACCATAAGAAAGTGGTTTCAGCCAAAGCTTGGTTCTCCTTTCactgaaaaaaaaatggaacttAGCTCATCCCTAACAAATCTAGCTTCAGGCATAAATCGCCAaagaagtaaaatcagaaccgtTCACTTGTCGCTGGAATAA
- the LOC121749207 gene encoding auxin-responsive protein SAUR22-like, with protein sequence MAIRSLISNRRQFYKLNSFLNKNQRDVPKGHVAVYVGEVERRRYVVPLAYLNHPSFQALLRRAEDEFGFNHPMGGLTIPCSENAFVEVTSRMQQLWHA encoded by the coding sequence ATGGCTATTCGTTCCTTGATTTCAAATAGGAGGCAATTCTACAAGCTTAATTCGTTCCTCAACAAAAACCAAAGAGATGTGCCTAAGGGGCATGTGGCAGTTTATGTGGGAGAAGTTGAGAGGAGAAGGTATGTGGTGCCATTAGCGTACCTGAACCACCCTTCGTTTCAAGCGCTGCTGAGACGGGCTGAGGATGAGTTCGGCTTCAACCACCCCATGGGAGGTCTCACCATCCCCTGCAGCGAGAACGCGTTCGTTGAAGTAACTTCGAGAATGCAGCAGCTATGGCATGCATGA
- the LOC121749208 gene encoding auxin-induced protein 15A-like produces MGFRFHTVFHHAKHIVCAHHHSSSSSSSSSSSSTSKLKIHVPKGHIAVYVGENDLQKNRFVVPISYLNHPLFQDLLRSSEEEYGFDHPMGGLTIPCSERAFKNVTSYLNELQRE; encoded by the coding sequence ATGGGGTTCAGATTCCACACAGTGTTTCACCATGCAAAACACATAGTCTGCGCTCATCATcattcttcctcttcttcttcctcttcctcctcttcgtCAACATCAAAGCTCAAGATTCATGTGCCAAAGGGCCACATTGCTGTTTATGTAGGTGAGAATGATCTGCAGAAAAATCGCTTTGTCGTCCCGATTTCTTACCTGAATCACCCTCTGTTTCAAGACCTGCTGAGGAGCTCAGAAGAAGAATATGGATTTGATCATCCAATGGGAGGCTTAACAATTCCATGCAGTGAAAGAGCATTCAAGAATGTGACTtcttatttgaatgagttgcagAGGGAGTAG